One part of the Brachyspira sp. SAP_772 genome encodes these proteins:
- a CDS encoding BspA family leucine-rich repeat surface protein: MKKYKPQTKDELKELLKDENIYLGDIDTNLITNMKYLFANSNRLNFDGIETWDTSNVTDMSDMFTGAINFNSNINNWNVSKVTNMFGMFSSAKKFNQPLNDWDVSNVKDMEFMFSEAESFNMPLDKWNTSKVFTMGCMFCKAINFNQPLNNWDTSNVENMRSMFSKAYNFNQPLNNWNVSKVEDMTAMFEGAKSFNQDINNWNVSNVRRMASMFSGAESFNYSIENWIINEGCFTWKFFSGASSFKDIKSILNIYFISKGNDRKKLLNMLENCDIKEVYEEVLKYNKLKDFIKKLENIYYKELKELIENKESIITEYKKSKKIELKYNEKYKPRNKVELLKLIKEKVKFNKIDTSLITDMSGLFQNSKLKKFDGIETWDTSNVEDMHNMFNNALYFNHNIENWNVSKVINMRYMFYRCTRFNQPLNNWNVSNVKYMASMFVYCSSFDSDLSNWNVSNVENMERMFENAYSFNQDISKWNISKVKKLYSMFEEAKSFNQPLNDWDMSNIESIHGMFKGASSFNQPLDKWNMSNIKDISFLFDNCINFNQDLESWKLGENVSMEYAFSNSPMENNPPSWYKS, from the coding sequence ATGAAAAAATATAAACCTCAGACAAAAGATGAATTAAAAGAATTATTGAAAGATGAAAATATTTATTTGGGTGATATTGATACAAATTTAATTACCAACATGAAATATTTATTTGCAAATAGCAATCGATTAAATTTTGACGGCATAGAAACTTGGGATACTTCTAATGTTACAGATATGTCTGATATGTTTACTGGGGCTATAAATTTTAATTCAAATATAAATAATTGGAATGTTTCAAAAGTTACTAATATGTTCGGCATGTTTTCAAGTGCTAAAAAATTTAATCAGCCTTTAAATGACTGGGACGTTTCTAATGTAAAAGATATGGAGTTTATGTTTTCTGAAGCTGAAAGTTTTAATATGCCTCTTGATAAATGGAATACTTCTAAAGTATTTACTATGGGATGTATGTTCTGTAAAGCTATAAATTTCAATCAGCCTTTAAATAATTGGGACACTTCTAATGTTGAAAATATGCGGAGTATGTTTTCAAAGGCCTATAATTTTAATCAGCCTCTTAATAATTGGAATGTAAGTAAAGTAGAAGATATGACTGCTATGTTTGAGGGAGCTAAAAGTTTCAATCAGGATATAAATAATTGGAATGTTTCTAATGTAAGAAGAATGGCATCTATGTTTAGCGGTGCTGAAAGTTTTAATTATTCTATAGAAAATTGGATCATTAATGAAGGCTGTTTTACTTGGAAGTTTTTTTCTGGTGCTTCTTCTTTTAAAGACATAAAATCTATATTAAATATTTATTTTATCTCTAAAGGAAATGATAGGAAAAAACTTTTAAATATGCTTGAAAACTGTGATATAAAAGAAGTGTATGAAGAAGTTCTTAAATATAATAAACTTAAAGATTTTATAAAGAAATTAGAAAATATTTATTATAAAGAATTAAAAGAACTAATTGAAAATAAAGAGAGTATAATAACAGAATATAAAAAATCTAAAAAAATAGAATTAAAATATAATGAAAAGTATAAACCTAGAAACAAAGTAGAATTATTAAAATTGATAAAAGAAAAAGTAAAATTTAATAAAATAGATACAAGTTTAATAACTGATATGTCAGGATTATTTCAGAATTCAAAACTTAAAAAATTTGACGGCATAGAAACTTGGGATACTTCAAATGTAGAAGATATGCATAATATGTTTAATAATGCTTTATATTTTAATCATAATATAGAAAATTGGAATGTATCTAAAGTTATTAATATGAGATATATGTTTTACAGGTGTACTAGATTCAATCAGCCTCTTAATAATTGGAACGTTTCTAATGTAAAGTATATGGCTTCTATGTTTGTTTATTGTTCAAGTTTTGATAGTGATTTAAGTAATTGGAATGTTTCTAATGTTGAAAATATGGAAAGGATGTTTGAAAATGCATATTCATTTAATCAGGATATTTCCAAATGGAATATAAGCAAAGTAAAAAAATTATATTCTATGTTTGAGGAAGCTAAAAGTTTTAATCAGCCTTTGAATGATTGGGATATGAGTAATATTGAATCTATACATGGAATGTTTAAAGGGGCTTCAAGTTTCAATCAGCCTTTAGACAAATGGAATATGTCTAATATTAAAGATATATCATTTTTATTTGATAACTGTATTAATTTTAATCAGGATTTAGAATCTTGGAAGTTAGGAGAAAATGTTAGTATGGAATATGCTTTTTCAAATTCGCCTATGGAAAATAATCCTCCTTCTTGGTATAAAAGTTAA
- a CDS encoding BspA family leucine-rich repeat surface protein, producing the protein MKYKPQTREELQKLVQDESIYLGDIDTSLITDMSNLFDESSRKDFEGIEGWDVSNVENMSYMFFDAVNFNSNINNWNVSKVTNMSGMFSSAKKFNQPLDKWDVSNVEDMFRMFDHCKKFNQPLNGWNVSKVINMECMFCCCELFNQPLNNWDVSKVTNMSGMFLSATKFNHPLNDWDISNVKDMEFIFFAAESFNQPLDKWDTSNVVNMRGMFYNAKNFNQNINNWNVSKAEDMTTMFENAYNFNQPLNNWNVSKTEKMIGMFEGAKSFNQDINNWNVSNVKNMSSMFCGAESFNQPLDKWDTSNVVNMKFMFYNAKNFNQNINTWNVGNVIKMYSMFENAYNFNQPLDKWDTSKVLYMIRMFFNAKNFNQDIGRWNVFSAISMSYMFSGAESFNQSIENWTINKSCDIKDIFSSSYNDMKSILKIYFIAKGNYKKQLLSMLENCDIKEVYKEVLKYNKLKDFIKKLENVYYEELKELIENKENILKEYKKD; encoded by the coding sequence ATGAAATACAAGCCTCAAACAAGAGAAGAACTACAAAAGTTAGTACAAGATGAAAGTATTTATTTGGGAGATATCGATACAAGTTTAATCACTGATATGAGCAATCTTTTTGATGAAAGTTCAAGGAAAGATTTTGAAGGCATAGAAGGTTGGGACGTTTCTAATGTTGAGAATATGTCATATATGTTTTTTGATGCTGTTAATTTCAATAGTAATATAAATAATTGGAATGTTTCAAAAGTTACTAATATGTCAGGTATGTTTTCAAGTGCTAAAAAATTTAATCAGCCTTTAGATAAATGGGATGTTTCAAATGTTGAGGATATGTTTAGAATGTTTGATCATTGTAAAAAATTCAATCAGCCTTTGAATGGTTGGAATGTATCTAAAGTCATTAATATGGAATGTATGTTTTGCTGCTGTGAGCTTTTTAATCAGCCATTAAATAATTGGGACGTTTCTAAAGTTACCAATATGTCAGGTATGTTTTTAAGTGCCACAAAATTTAATCATCCTTTAAATGACTGGGACATTTCTAATGTAAAAGATATGGAGTTTATATTTTTTGCAGCTGAAAGTTTTAATCAGCCGTTAGACAAATGGGATACCTCAAATGTAGTAAATATGCGAGGTATGTTTTATAACGCTAAAAACTTTAATCAAAATATAAATAATTGGAATGTAAGTAAAGCAGAAGATATGACTACTATGTTTGAGAATGCTTATAACTTTAATCAGCCTCTTAATAATTGGAATGTAAGTAAAACAGAAAAAATGATTGGTATGTTTGAGGGAGCTAAAAGTTTTAATCAGGATATCAATAATTGGAATGTTTCAAACGTAAAAAATATGAGTAGTATGTTTTGCGGTGCTGAAAGTTTTAATCAGCCATTAGACAAATGGGATACCTCAAATGTAGTAAATATGAAATTTATGTTTTATAACGCTAAAAACTTTAATCAAAATATAAATACTTGGAATGTAGGTAATGTTATTAAAATGTATAGTATGTTTGAAAATGCTTATAATTTTAATCAACCGCTTGATAAATGGGATACTTCTAAGGTTTTATATATGATCCGTATGTTTTTTAATGCTAAGAATTTTAATCAAGATATTGGAAGATGGAATGTTTTTAGTGCAATTAGTATGTCATATATGTTTAGCGGTGCTGAAAGTTTTAATCAGTCAATAGAAAATTGGACTATTAATAAATCTTGTGATATTAAAGATATTTTTTCAAGTTCTTATAATGATATGAAATCAATATTGAAAATTTATTTTATTGCTAAAGGTAATTATAAAAAACAATTGCTTTCTATGCTTGAAAACTGCGATATAAAAGAAGTGTATAAAGAAGTTTTGAAATATAATAAATTAAAAGATTTTATAAAAAAGTTGGAAAATGTTTATTATGAAGAATTAAAGGAACTTATTGAAAATAAAGAAAATATTTTAAAGGAATATAAAAAGGACTAA
- the argH gene encoding argininosuccinate lyase, producing the protein MKEKLWGGRFSKELNKEANDFNSSLSFDCKMYREDILGSIAHAKMLGECEIIPFDESVTIINALKQILDDIENNKLKFDFELEDIHTQVERWLIDRIGEVGKKVHTGRSRNDQVALDLRMHLKNKVENIKSLILDSISTLISIQKDHTKTYMSGYTHLQRAQVITFAHYLGAYVEMFKRDFDRLTDAYKRIDVMPLGAGALACSTYKIDNKKTAETLNFKNVMLNSLDAVSDRDFVIEVESALSIIMMHLSRFSEELILYSTSEFKFVEFDDEFTTGSSLMPQKKNPDILELIRGKTGRVYGNLFSILTVMKSLPLAYNKDMQEDKEGIFDSLENVKNCLSILPNVLKTMKVNKENMLNSVNEGFLNATEVADYLVRKGMPFRDAHGVSGRLVVYSINNNKNLSTLSIEEYKKESNLFEDDIYACITPEAQVSNKTMIGSPSESAVMEVIKINEEWLKSNRK; encoded by the coding sequence ATGAAAGAAAAATTATGGGGCGGACGTTTTTCTAAAGAACTTAACAAAGAAGCTAATGATTTTAATTCATCATTATCTTTTGATTGTAAGATGTATAGGGAAGACATATTAGGAAGCATAGCACATGCAAAAATGCTTGGTGAATGCGAAATAATTCCTTTTGATGAAAGTGTCACTATAATAAATGCTCTAAAACAAATTTTAGATGATATTGAAAATAATAAACTTAAATTTGATTTTGAGTTAGAAGATATTCACACTCAAGTTGAAAGATGGCTTATTGATAGAATTGGAGAAGTTGGAAAAAAAGTTCATACAGGAAGAAGTAGAAACGATCAGGTGGCACTTGATTTGAGAATGCATTTAAAAAACAAAGTAGAAAATATAAAATCTTTAATATTAGATTCAATTTCTACTTTGATAAGCATTCAAAAAGATCATACAAAAACCTACATGAGCGGTTACACACATCTTCAAAGGGCACAGGTTATAACATTTGCTCACTATTTAGGTGCTTATGTTGAGATGTTTAAAAGAGATTTTGACAGATTAACTGATGCCTACAAAAGAATAGATGTTATGCCTTTGGGTGCTGGTGCTTTGGCTTGCTCCACCTACAAAATAGACAACAAAAAAACTGCTGAAACCCTAAACTTCAAAAATGTTATGCTAAACTCTCTTGATGCTGTATCTGACAGAGATTTTGTTATTGAGGTGGAATCTGCTTTATCAATAATAATGATGCATTTAAGCCGTTTTTCTGAAGAGCTAATATTATATTCTACTTCTGAGTTTAAGTTTGTAGAGTTTGATGATGAGTTTACAACAGGTTCAAGTTTAATGCCTCAAAAGAAAAATCCTGATATACTTGAACTTATTCGAGGAAAGACAGGAAGGGTTTACGGTAATTTATTTTCAATATTAACAGTGATGAAATCTCTGCCTTTAGCATACAATAAAGATATGCAAGAAGACAAAGAAGGTATATTTGATTCTTTAGAGAATGTAAAAAATTGTTTATCTATACTTCCTAATGTATTAAAAACAATGAAAGTTAATAAAGAGAATATGCTTAATTCTGTTAATGAAGGATTTTTGAATGCTACTGAGGTTGCCGATTATCTCGTAAGAAAGGGTATGCCTTTTAGAGATGCACATGGAGTTTCTGGACGTCTCGTAGTATACTCAATTAATAACAACAAAAATCTCTCTACTCTTTCAATAGAAGAATACAAAAAAGAGTCTAATTTGTTTGAAGATGATATTTATGCTTGTATAACTCCAGAGGCTCAGGTTTCTAACAAGACAATGATAGGAAGCCCTAGCGAGAGTGCTGTTATGGAAGTGATAAAGATAAACGAAGAGTGGCTCAAATCTAACAGAAAATAA
- a CDS encoding argininosuccinate synthase, giving the protein MKKKLVLAYSGGLDTTVIIPWLKENYDYDVIAVCVDVGQGTETDGLEEKALKTGAAKYRLVKCEDEFVTDYIYPIVKAEATYEGKYLLGTSAARPLIAKKLVEVALEEGATAIAHGATGKGNDQVRFELTVKALAPNFEIIAPWREWDISSREEEIKYLEDRNIEVPMKKDDSYSRDKNLWHLSHEGLELEDPANMPNYERLLKLSNTIENAPNEGQFVELEFEKGVPTKIDGKTFSPSDLVKYLNEIGGKHAVGIVDLVENRVVGIKCRGVYETPGGTILYAAHRELEHLCLDRETLYFKQVVANKFTDLVYSGRWFTPLREALSAFVDSTQETVTGKVKLKLYKGNIIPAGVTSPYSLYNQSLASFTTGELYNHHDAQGFITLYGLPLKVNALMKEQVKKMGLK; this is encoded by the coding sequence ATGAAAAAAAAGTTAGTATTAGCTTATTCAGGCGGATTAGACACTACAGTTATTATACCATGGCTTAAAGAGAATTATGATTATGATGTAATTGCTGTTTGTGTGGATGTGGGTCAAGGTACAGAAACTGACGGTTTAGAGGAAAAAGCTTTAAAAACAGGGGCTGCAAAATACAGATTAGTAAAATGCGAAGATGAATTCGTTACAGATTATATTTACCCTATAGTTAAAGCTGAAGCTACATACGAAGGTAAATATTTACTTGGTACTTCTGCTGCTAGACCTTTAATAGCAAAAAAACTTGTTGAGGTTGCTTTAGAGGAAGGTGCAACTGCTATAGCACACGGAGCTACTGGAAAAGGTAATGACCAAGTAAGATTTGAATTAACTGTTAAAGCATTAGCTCCTAATTTTGAAATTATTGCTCCTTGGAGAGAATGGGATATATCTTCAAGAGAAGAAGAGATTAAATATTTGGAAGATAGAAATATAGAAGTTCCTATGAAAAAAGATGATTCTTATTCAAGAGATAAGAACCTTTGGCATTTATCACATGAAGGTTTAGAGCTTGAAGATCCTGCTAATATGCCTAATTATGAAAGACTTCTTAAACTATCAAACACTATAGAGAATGCTCCTAATGAAGGACAGTTTGTAGAATTAGAATTTGAAAAAGGAGTACCAACTAAAATAGACGGAAAAACTTTCTCACCTTCTGATTTAGTTAAATATTTAAATGAAATAGGCGGAAAGCATGCTGTAGGTATAGTTGATTTAGTAGAAAACAGAGTAGTAGGAATTAAATGCCGCGGTGTATATGAAACTCCGGGAGGAACTATACTTTATGCAGCTCATAGAGAACTTGAACATTTATGCTTAGATAGAGAAACATTATATTTCAAACAAGTTGTTGCTAATAAATTCACTGATTTAGTATATAGCGGAAGATGGTTTACACCTTTAAGAGAGGCTTTAAGTGCATTTGTTGATAGCACTCAAGAAACTGTAACAGGAAAAGTAAAATTAAAATTATACAAAGGAAATATTATACCTGCTGGGGTTACTTCTCCTTATTCACTTTATAATCAAAGTTTGGCTAGCTTTACTACAGGCGAATTATATAATCACCATGATGCTCAAGGATTCATTACTCTTTACGGACTTCCTTTAAAAGTTAATGCTTTAATGAAAGAGCAAGTTAAAAAAATGGGGTTAAAATAA
- the argF gene encoding ornithine carbamoyltransferase: protein MKKVNLSGRHFINLEDFTSEELSALIDYTFELKSKVRNREEIDIMKNRTMVMYFSKPSLRTRLSFEIGMKKLGGDAFVLKQDEIILGQRESIEDSSNVISRYCDLIMIRTFAHSDVEDFAKYSKVPVINALTDLSHPCQVMGDLFTMKEHFGKLKGLTLSYIGDGNNVCNSLLTGCSSLGVNIKVGVPKGYNPDAKTIETAKNIAKETGCTVDIVNDVKEAVIGSDVVYTDVWASMGKESEKEKRLNTFKGFTLTKELFALANKGAIALHCLPAHKGEEITEEVFNMNSQYIYEEAENRMHIQMAIMSSIVKE, encoded by the coding sequence ATGAAAAAAGTTAATTTATCAGGAAGACATTTTATTAATTTAGAAGATTTTACAAGTGAAGAATTATCGGCATTAATTGATTATACTTTCGAGTTAAAATCAAAAGTAAGAAACAGAGAAGAAATTGATATAATGAAAAATAGAACTATGGTTATGTATTTTTCAAAACCTAGTTTAAGGACTCGTTTAAGTTTTGAGATAGGAATGAAGAAATTAGGCGGAGATGCTTTTGTATTAAAACAAGATGAGATTATATTGGGACAAAGAGAAAGTATAGAAGATAGCTCTAATGTTATTTCAAGATACTGTGATTTGATTATGATTAGAACTTTTGCTCATAGTGATGTTGAAGATTTTGCTAAATATTCAAAAGTGCCTGTTATAAATGCTTTAACAGATCTTTCACACCCTTGTCAGGTTATGGGTGATTTATTTACTATGAAAGAACATTTTGGAAAGTTAAAAGGTTTAACATTATCATATATAGGCGACGGAAATAATGTATGTAATAGTCTTTTAACAGGCTGCAGTTCTTTAGGAGTTAATATTAAAGTAGGAGTTCCTAAAGGCTATAATCCAGATGCAAAAACTATAGAGACTGCTAAAAACATAGCAAAAGAAACTGGATGTACTGTTGATATAGTTAATGATGTAAAAGAGGCTGTAATCGGAAGCGATGTAGTGTACACTGATGTGTGGGCTTCTATGGGAAAAGAAAGTGAAAAAGAAAAAAGACTTAATACATTTAAAGGATTTACTCTCACTAAAGAATTATTTGCTCTTGCTAATAAAGGAGCTATAGCACTTCATTGTTTGCCTGCTCATAAAGGTGAAGAGATAACTGAAGAAGTATTTAATATGAATTCTCAATATATTTATGAAGAGGCAGAAAACAGGATGCATATTCAAATGGCTATAATGAGCAGTATAGTAAAAGAATAA
- the clpX gene encoding ATP-dependent Clp protease ATP-binding subunit ClpX has protein sequence MSKKTNKEACALCGRELKELSRYIEGNEGYLCSDCSAIANDYFNAHNSIKSNNKKYDIQILPPKEIKALLDQYVIGQDYAKKILSVAVYNHYKRIMQDNTNNDVEIEKSNVLLIGPTGSGKTLLARTLAKALNVPFAIADATTVTEAGYVGDDVENILLRLIQNADGDVKLAEKGIIYIDEIDKISRKSESRSITRDVSGEGVQQALLKIIEGTISSVPPYGGRKHPHQNNIDINTSNILFICGGAFIDIEKSIAERTSKKGLGFAAEVNSMENLEYDEIMNHIATEDLVKFGLIPELIGRLPVVATLQELKEEDLIRILKEPKNSLIKQYKKLFEYDNVDLSFDDEALKVIVKKAMEEHTGARGLRALFEKVMLDSMYDLPSDKKSIKIKKEYVEEKLNIH, from the coding sequence ATGTCTAAGAAAACTAATAAAGAAGCATGTGCTTTATGCGGAAGAGAATTAAAAGAATTAAGCAGATATATAGAAGGAAATGAAGGGTATTTATGCTCTGATTGTTCTGCTATAGCTAATGATTATTTTAATGCTCATAATAGTATAAAATCTAATAATAAAAAATATGATATACAAATACTTCCTCCAAAAGAGATTAAGGCTTTACTTGACCAATATGTTATAGGTCAGGATTATGCTAAAAAGATATTATCAGTTGCTGTGTATAATCATTATAAAAGAATAATGCAAGACAACACTAATAATGATGTTGAAATAGAGAAGTCTAATGTGCTTTTAATTGGGCCTACTGGAAGCGGCAAAACTTTACTTGCTCGTACTTTGGCTAAGGCTTTGAATGTGCCTTTTGCTATTGCTGATGCTACCACTGTTACAGAGGCTGGATATGTGGGGGATGATGTTGAAAATATACTTCTTCGACTTATACAAAATGCTGATGGGGATGTAAAATTAGCAGAAAAAGGAATAATATATATAGATGAAATAGACAAAATATCTCGCAAAAGTGAATCTCGTTCTATTACAAGAGATGTTTCCGGAGAAGGAGTTCAGCAGGCTTTATTAAAAATAATAGAAGGAACAATATCAAGCGTGCCTCCTTATGGCGGAAGAAAGCACCCTCATCAAAACAATATAGATATAAATACTTCTAATATACTTTTTATATGCGGCGGGGCTTTTATAGATATAGAAAAATCTATTGCAGAACGTACTTCTAAAAAGGGGCTTGGTTTTGCTGCTGAAGTTAATTCTATGGAAAACTTGGAATATGATGAGATAATGAATCATATTGCAACTGAGGACTTAGTAAAATTTGGACTTATACCAGAGCTTATAGGAAGGCTTCCTGTTGTTGCTACTTTACAAGAGCTAAAAGAAGAGGATTTGATTAGAATATTAAAAGAGCCTAAAAACTCACTCATTAAACAATATAAAAAATTATTTGAGTATGATAATGTTGATTTGAGTTTTGACGATGAGGCTTTAAAAGTGATAGTAAAAAAGGCAATGGAAGAGCATACAGGAGCAAGAGGTTTGAGGGCTTTATTTGAAAAGGTAATGCTTGATTCAATGTATGATTTGCCTTCTGATAAAAAGTCTATCAAAATAAAAAAAGAATACGTTGAAGAGAAACTAAATATACACTGA
- a CDS encoding DUF5682 family protein encodes MSKKNNLEKQQLLLPIRHHSPACSYHLKKVINSFNPDCILIEGPIDSNNLMEFMTDEETKAPFCVYSSYDSDIKYRSYYPFLDYSPEFVAIKEAFKRNINCEFIDMPFASMIENTDDEYQKISSVYDKDDLKFDINDYTKKLTQKSGLRTFQELWEREFEINGIVKTSEEFFKSVYTLGYYMRLIEKEDTETRNREYFMASNIKKAIKKYNRVLVIIGSFHMEGIITKLKENVDIEEKLKKYNKKNANSYLIPYSFEDADRRNGYQAGIEFPAFYDFVYRNLEKNNLNSYLDTVMYFIIKASNVDYNNNNSSISDCINAYYMAVNLSKLRAKSTSGVYELIDSLRTSFIKGDINFENKSNIDFIIKLLSGIKNGKVSSKSIVPPVIIDFRNLCKKFKIKLDNSSEVETILDIVKDDTHFQKSRFFHKIRFLDIDFCRLIKGPDYINRVNKNLAREIWKYKYKTNAESLLIDKSVYGVTIDEVCINVIKEKLDSNINSSEISKLIIETNMMGIEGFLVNNYSKIEDVIFKDSDFISLCECLYNLYYLLNIVEYNSMIKKESFANDLIKKLLNTAFICAINNMDYVKDLEEEEAIKYSKHIKNIYTNILNNDDLIEAFTIKINTILSNTFGSSHIYAVCLAIKYKLKGMTTEEFSNTICNFLESSDANAISYFLSGIFLISRDILFINDDIIKKIDVVVEKQDEESFLSILPNLRYAFTNLSPDEIDRLSLFLSKLHNKDKKEEINKESEADILLDQKIFEKMKEYEIFN; translated from the coding sequence ATGTCAAAAAAAAATAACTTAGAAAAACAACAATTACTATTACCTATAAGGCATCATTCTCCAGCATGCTCATATCACTTAAAAAAAGTAATAAATAGCTTTAATCCAGATTGTATACTTATAGAAGGGCCAATAGACTCTAACAATTTAATGGAGTTTATGACAGACGAAGAAACCAAAGCACCATTTTGTGTATATTCTAGCTATGACAGCGATATTAAATATAGAAGCTACTATCCATTTTTAGATTATTCTCCAGAGTTTGTGGCAATAAAAGAAGCATTTAAAAGAAATATTAATTGTGAATTTATAGATATGCCTTTTGCTTCTATGATAGAAAATACAGATGACGAATATCAAAAAATAAGCTCTGTATATGATAAAGATGATTTAAAATTTGATATAAATGACTACACAAAAAAACTTACACAAAAATCAGGACTAAGAACATTTCAAGAGCTTTGGGAAAGAGAGTTTGAAATAAATGGTATAGTAAAAACATCAGAAGAGTTTTTTAAAAGCGTATATACATTAGGCTATTATATGCGTTTAATAGAAAAAGAAGATACAGAAACAAGAAACAGAGAATATTTTATGGCAAGTAACATTAAAAAAGCCATAAAAAAATATAATAGAGTTTTAGTTATTATAGGAAGCTTTCACATGGAAGGCATAATAACAAAATTAAAAGAAAACGTTGATATAGAAGAAAAGCTAAAAAAATATAATAAAAAAAATGCTAACAGCTATTTAATACCATATTCATTTGAAGATGCAGACAGAAGAAACGGTTATCAGGCTGGTATAGAGTTTCCTGCATTCTATGATTTTGTTTATAGGAACTTAGAAAAAAATAATTTAAATAGTTATTTAGATACTGTTATGTATTTTATAATAAAAGCTTCAAATGTGGATTATAATAACAATAATTCAAGCATATCAGATTGTATAAATGCATACTATATGGCAGTTAATCTTTCAAAACTAAGAGCCAAAAGTACATCAGGAGTTTATGAGCTTATAGATTCTTTAAGAACATCATTTATAAAAGGAGACATTAATTTTGAAAATAAATCAAATATAGATTTTATTATCAAACTATTATCTGGAATAAAAAACGGAAAAGTATCTTCAAAAAGTATAGTGCCTCCTGTAATAATTGATTTTAGAAATTTGTGTAAAAAGTTTAAAATAAAATTAGACAACAGCAGCGAAGTAGAAACCATACTTGATATTGTTAAAGATGATACACATTTTCAAAAGAGCAGATTCTTTCACAAGATAAGATTTTTGGACATTGATTTTTGTAGGCTAATAAAAGGGCCAGATTATATTAATAGAGTTAATAAAAACTTAGCAAGAGAGATTTGGAAATATAAATATAAAACCAATGCAGAATCTTTATTAATAGATAAATCTGTTTATGGTGTAACTATAGATGAAGTTTGTATTAATGTTATAAAAGAGAAATTAGATAGTAATATAAACTCAAGCGAGATATCAAAATTAATAATAGAAACCAATATGATGGGAATAGAAGGTTTTTTAGTAAACAACTATTCAAAAATAGAAGATGTTATTTTTAAAGACAGTGATTTTATAAGTTTATGCGAATGCTTGTATAATTTATATTATTTATTAAATATAGTTGAATACAACAGCATGATAAAAAAAGAATCTTTTGCTAATGATTTAATAAAAAAACTTTTAAACACCGCATTTATTTGTGCCATAAATAATATGGATTATGTAAAAGATTTAGAAGAAGAGGAAGCTATTAAATATTCAAAGCATATAAAAAATATTTACACAAACATATTAAATAATGATGATTTGATAGAAGCCTTTACAATAAAAATAAACACTATATTGTCAAACACATTTGGAAGCTCACATATATATGCAGTTTGTTTGGCAATAAAATATAAATTAAAAGGAATGACAACAGAAGAGTTTTCTAACACTATATGCAATTTTTTAGAATCATCTGACGCTAATGCCATAAGCTATTTTTTATCTGGAATATTTCTTATATCAAGAGACATTTTGTTTATCAATGATGATATAATAAAAAAAATAGATGTTGTTGTAGAAAAGCAGGATGAAGAGAGTTTTTTAAGTATACTCCCCAATTTAAGATATGCCTTTACAAATCTCTCACCAGATGAAATAGACAGGCTATCTTTATTTTTATCAAAGCTGCATAACAAAGACAAAAAAGAAGAGATAAATAAAGAATCAGAAGCAGATATATTATTAGACCAAAAAATATTTGAAAAGATGAAAGAATATGAAATATTTAATTAG